In Arachis hypogaea cultivar Tifrunner chromosome 17, arahy.Tifrunner.gnm2.J5K5, whole genome shotgun sequence, a single window of DNA contains:
- the LOC112765396 gene encoding ATP-dependent DNA helicase Q-like 4A produces the protein MNLSAKLYSVLQLLRATILGESGDNVLAHHVFCNSLLQLMSKKVLRTKEELLELNGMSKAKVSNYGDQILETIENTINEYYKLDKSSNGSADSAKRRRDANGGLDRNLKDDDELTKKIKFVELTVMMSMNNENVGMICSKFVEHL, from the exons ATG AATCTTTCAGCAAAGTTATACTCAGTACTGCAGTTGCTGCGGGCAACTATTCTTGGTGAATCTGGAgacaatgtcttggctcaccacgTATTCTG TAATTCTCTGTTGCAGCTGATGAGCAAGAAAGTACTAAGAACAAAGGAAGAACTCCTTGAACTCAATGGCATGAGCAA GGCCAAGGTAAGCAATTATGGTGATCAGATACTGGAAACCATTGAAAATACTATTAATGAGTATTACAAGTTGGATAAAAGCAGCAATGGCAGTGCTGATTCTGCAAAAAGGAGACGAGATGCAAATGGAGGCCTAGATAGAAATCTTAAGGATGATGATGAGTTgactaaaaaaatcaaatttgttGAGCTTACAGTGATGATGAGTATGAACAATGAAAATGTTGGAATGATCTGTAGCAAATTTGTTGAGCATCTCTAG